A region from the Dasania marina DSM 21967 genome encodes:
- the mnmC gene encoding bifunctional tRNA (5-methylaminomethyl-2-thiouridine)(34)-methyltransferase MnmD/FAD-dependent 5-carboxymethylaminomethyl-2-thiouridine(34) oxidoreductase MnmC codes for MPSPFQLDVAEISWQDEQLPTSSHYDDIYFSKQEGLAETHYVFLQHNQLAQRWQQLDPDQPGVFTIAETGFGTGLNFLATCQLWQQLAPSSWRLHFISVEKHPLTKPDLQRALSAWPDLAAHSQLLLDQYPPLLPGQHLLQIETAISLHLLLGEACSSFEQCLATAHPDFVHNHGAKVDAWFLDGFAPAKNPSMWSQPLFQTLAKLSRPGTTLATFTAAGIVRRGLQEAGFTVTKTKGFGHKREMLTAVFNDSSEQVTQDHNHYKANKKTSPWALPPLIRRPQHVAIIGGGVAGCSSAYALAKRGIEVTLIERHGELAQEASGNAQAMLYTKLSTEMGTLSQFGLSSYHYALRYYRQLKQQGLLSEQDLDLCGLLQLCCSDKQQQWLAQLTPHFSGHSDWVEQVNAQQASELSHVDCAYPGYFLKGSGWISPTRLCQQLCQHPNITVLTQQQAISLQQQAHGWQILGQQQQSLVSADAVIIANSVDAQQFEQCQQLPLKAIRGQITELGLQHFKQLPRTVICHEGYITPAIANGLHFGATFAMADTDKSLRTADHHSNVNSLYHALPKLFAGDPQQLNPQEFNGRANLRCTSPDYLPLVGPVAITADFIRDYWPLSKDANRSIKQAGSYYPGLYLNIGHGSKGLTSSPLCAELLAAQLCNEPLPLPRNLVEALNPSRFIVRDIIRGKINPAC; via the coding sequence ATGCCCTCGCCCTTCCAACTCGATGTAGCCGAAATCAGCTGGCAGGACGAGCAGCTACCCACTTCCAGCCACTACGACGATATTTATTTTTCCAAGCAAGAGGGTTTAGCAGAAACCCACTATGTGTTTTTGCAGCACAACCAACTGGCGCAGCGCTGGCAACAACTAGACCCAGACCAACCCGGTGTCTTTACCATCGCCGAAACCGGCTTTGGCACCGGCCTCAACTTTCTAGCGACCTGCCAGCTATGGCAACAACTGGCCCCTAGCAGCTGGCGCCTACACTTTATTAGCGTGGAAAAACACCCGCTCACTAAACCCGATCTACAACGTGCGCTAAGCGCTTGGCCAGACTTAGCCGCCCATAGCCAGTTGCTATTAGACCAGTACCCGCCACTACTTCCAGGCCAGCACCTATTACAAATTGAAACAGCAATCAGCCTGCACTTATTACTGGGGGAAGCCTGCAGCAGCTTTGAACAATGTTTGGCGACAGCACATCCCGATTTTGTCCACAACCACGGTGCTAAAGTTGATGCCTGGTTTTTAGACGGCTTTGCCCCCGCTAAAAACCCCTCCATGTGGAGCCAGCCGCTATTTCAAACCTTAGCCAAACTCAGCCGGCCCGGTACCACGCTAGCCACCTTTACCGCTGCCGGCATCGTTCGGCGCGGCTTACAAGAGGCGGGTTTTACCGTCACTAAAACCAAAGGCTTTGGCCATAAACGAGAAATGCTCACCGCCGTGTTTAACGACTCCAGCGAGCAAGTGACGCAAGACCACAACCACTACAAAGCCAACAAAAAAACCAGCCCTTGGGCGCTGCCTCCACTGATACGCCGCCCGCAACATGTTGCCATTATTGGCGGTGGCGTCGCGGGCTGCAGCAGTGCCTATGCACTGGCTAAACGCGGCATAGAGGTCACGTTAATAGAAAGGCATGGGGAGCTGGCGCAAGAGGCCTCGGGCAATGCCCAAGCCATGCTGTACACCAAGCTCTCCACCGAGATGGGTACGCTCAGCCAGTTTGGCCTCAGCAGTTATCACTACGCCCTGCGCTACTACCGGCAGCTGAAACAGCAAGGCCTGCTCAGCGAGCAAGACTTAGACTTGTGCGGCTTGCTGCAGTTATGTTGCAGCGACAAACAACAGCAATGGCTGGCACAACTAACACCCCATTTTAGCGGTCACAGTGACTGGGTAGAGCAGGTCAATGCGCAGCAGGCCTCTGAGCTTAGCCACGTCGATTGCGCCTACCCCGGCTACTTTCTAAAAGGTTCGGGTTGGATTTCACCCACCCGCCTGTGCCAGCAACTGTGCCAGCACCCCAATATCACCGTGCTAACCCAGCAGCAGGCCATCAGCTTACAACAGCAGGCTCACGGCTGGCAGATACTGGGGCAACAACAGCAAAGCCTAGTCAGCGCCGATGCGGTTATTATCGCCAACAGCGTAGACGCGCAACAATTTGAGCAATGCCAACAACTACCGTTAAAGGCCATACGTGGGCAAATCACCGAACTGGGCCTGCAGCATTTTAAACAGCTGCCCCGCACCGTGATTTGTCATGAGGGCTATATCACGCCCGCCATCGCTAACGGGTTACATTTTGGCGCCACCTTTGCGATGGCCGATACTGATAAAAGCCTGCGCACAGCCGATCACCACAGCAACGTCAACAGCTTATATCATGCCTTACCCAAGCTGTTTGCCGGCGACCCGCAGCAGCTTAACCCGCAAGAATTTAATGGCCGCGCCAACCTGCGCTGCACCAGCCCCGACTATTTACCCTTAGTGGGCCCAGTGGCGATTACCGCCGATTTTATCCGCGATTATTGGCCTTTAAGCAAAGATGCCAACCGCAGCATTAAGCAGGCCGGCAGCTATTACCCCGGCCTCTACCTCAATATTGGCCACGGCTCTAAGGGCTTAACCTCCAGCCCCTTATGTGCTGAGCTATTAGCAGCACAGTTATGCAATGAACCCTTACCCCTGCCACGCAACTTGGTAGAGGCACTCAATCCGAGCCGCTTTATTGTTCGCGACATAATTCGCGGCAAGATAAATCCAGCCTGCTAA
- a CDS encoding MaoC/PaaZ C-terminal domain-containing protein, whose protein sequence is MSQLSNFTYDEISIGQTAEYSKTLTEQDIVMFAASSGDTNPVHLDEVFAASTPFQGRIAHGMWTGGLISAAIALHLPGPGSIYLGQTLSFRKPVMLGDSITVTLTVTDKQDKRRTVVLQCIAHNQHNKIVAQGEATVMAPEAKLNIPKPVLPSITIG, encoded by the coding sequence GTGAGCCAATTAAGCAACTTCACCTACGACGAGATAAGCATTGGTCAAACGGCTGAATATAGCAAAACTCTCACCGAGCAAGATATAGTGATGTTTGCCGCCAGCTCAGGGGATACTAACCCCGTGCATTTGGACGAAGTTTTCGCCGCCAGCACGCCCTTTCAAGGCCGTATTGCTCACGGTATGTGGACCGGAGGTTTAATCTCAGCAGCTATAGCCTTACATTTGCCAGGCCCCGGCAGCATATACTTGGGCCAAACCCTGTCTTTTCGCAAGCCGGTAATGTTGGGTGACAGTATCACCGTCACCTTAACCGTGACAGACAAACAAGATAAGCGTCGCACCGTCGTGCTACAGTGCATCGCCCACAATCAGCACAACAAAATTGTGGCGCAAGGCGAGGCGACAGTGATGGCGCCAGAGGCTAAGCTAAACATCCCTAAGCCTGTGTTACCCAGCATTACCATAGGCTAA
- the hrpA gene encoding ATP-dependent RNA helicase HrpA, which produces MDTTLNKLSETIDQCLLKDQHSLRRKLRSAQQRAKQNQPVGRLVDELVARIETSLLAYQQKSAALPKIIFPEDLPIADKREPIAEAIRDNQVVIIAGETGSGKTTQLPKICLELGRGVKGLIGHTQPRRLAARTVAQRIADELQTPLGEGVGYQVRFTDNTSDGSYIKLMTDGILLAEIQRDRYLSQYDTLIIDEAHERSLNIDFLLGYLKQLLPKRPDLKLIITSATIDLESFSKHFGDAPVIEVSGRTYPVETRYRPLDDLSEEGGLAPGIAAALEELFTSDGRKGGDVLVFLSGEGDIREVSRYLRDQHQGNQRLWQNVEVLPLYARLSNAEQNKIFQIDKRRGRRVVLATNVAETSLTVPGIRYVIDPGFARISRYSYRTKIQRLPIEAISQASANQRKGRCGRVAEGICIRLYSEEDFNGRPEFTDPEIKRTNLASVILQMLSMRIGEVQNFPFVDPPDSRMINDGFALLEELGAVNKQQLTATGVLLAKFPLDPRLSRMLIAANEQGCVQEMLIICSALSVQDPRERPADKRQASDEKHRRFWHEDSDFLSYVNLWNHYEEQRQELSQGQLRKYCLRNYLSFMKMREWRDIHHQLKIVAKELGYKQNQEPASFEIVHRSLLAGLLSHVANLDVDKVYLGARNRKLHIFPGSGLFKKSPKWIAAAEIAETTQVYARCCARIQPEWLLGINDALFKHRYSEPHWQQRSGQVMAFETLSLYGLIIKDKIKVHYGPIDGEVAREIFIRAALVEGRYNSKAKFYLHNQKLLHEITELEAKSRRRDILIDDEQLFQFYHERLPPHITTSRQFEHWYKTAQQQDPQCLFLSKGLLMQHSATEVTEAQFPTVLHYGDMRFALSYVFEPGQAADGVTVTVPLALLNRISKEPFQWLVPGMLREKCITLVKMLPKQIRKQFVPVPDYVDKALARITNKQQGILAGLADGLYRSAGVEIDVNQWHTGELDNFYRMNFKVVDADSKLLAQSRDLDQLLQDFKGKVSESVQQQSQPEFQQLDIKRWDFGELPAQYQFKQAGVTITSYPALVDKGDSVAVELMDYPQEAQQHTQQGLVRLLMLQLPQQLKYLRKELLSSNQISLQLAGLSEQRKLWLEDLLLAVFTRVFLADAELPNSEQAFNACLQHHQSSLVAEALEAEKLLLAIADGYTKLRKAIKKANQLSWATAVADINQQVNLLFAKGFIADTLWQHLQQYPRYLAAIEQRIDKLRGGLPRDRQLMVVLNELNQPLIKVWQGNQQAHPELLNYRWLLEEYRVSLFAQTLGTQQPVSEKRLRKHLAELRQLQLVK; this is translated from the coding sequence GTGGATACCACGCTTAACAAACTCTCCGAAACTATCGATCAGTGCTTATTAAAAGATCAGCATAGCCTGCGCCGTAAATTGCGCAGCGCTCAGCAGCGGGCAAAACAAAACCAGCCGGTAGGGCGGCTAGTGGATGAGCTGGTGGCGCGCATAGAAACCTCGTTGCTGGCCTACCAGCAAAAATCGGCGGCATTGCCCAAGATTATCTTCCCCGAAGATCTACCCATAGCCGATAAGCGCGAGCCTATTGCCGAGGCTATACGCGATAACCAAGTGGTGATCATCGCCGGTGAAACCGGTTCGGGTAAAACCACCCAGCTACCCAAAATTTGTTTAGAGCTGGGCCGTGGTGTTAAAGGCTTAATTGGCCATACCCAACCGCGGCGTTTGGCGGCACGCACGGTAGCCCAGCGTATCGCCGATGAGTTGCAAACACCCTTGGGCGAGGGGGTGGGTTATCAGGTGCGCTTTACCGATAACACCTCAGATGGCAGTTATATCAAGCTAATGACTGACGGCATCTTGCTGGCCGAAATTCAGCGCGATCGCTACCTGTCACAGTACGACACGCTGATTATTGATGAAGCCCATGAGCGCAGCCTCAATATTGATTTTTTATTGGGTTACTTAAAGCAACTGTTGCCCAAGCGACCCGACTTAAAACTGATTATCACCTCGGCCACTATAGACTTAGAAAGTTTCTCTAAGCACTTTGGCGATGCTCCTGTGATAGAGGTATCGGGCAGAACTTATCCGGTAGAAACTCGCTACAGACCCCTAGATGATTTAAGCGAAGAGGGTGGCTTGGCGCCAGGCATCGCTGCGGCGTTAGAGGAGCTATTTACCAGTGACGGCCGCAAGGGCGGTGATGTGTTGGTGTTTTTAAGTGGTGAAGGGGATATACGCGAAGTGTCGCGTTATTTACGCGACCAGCATCAGGGCAATCAGCGGCTGTGGCAAAACGTCGAAGTGCTGCCCCTGTATGCGCGGTTGAGCAACGCCGAACAGAACAAAATATTTCAAATCGACAAACGCCGTGGCCGCCGTGTGGTGTTGGCTACCAATGTGGCAGAAACCTCATTAACTGTGCCGGGCATACGCTATGTGATAGATCCCGGTTTTGCTCGTATTAGCCGTTACAGTTATCGCACCAAAATTCAGCGCCTGCCTATAGAGGCTATCTCACAAGCTAGCGCCAACCAGCGCAAAGGCCGCTGTGGTCGTGTGGCTGAAGGTATCTGCATACGCTTATATAGCGAAGAAGACTTTAACGGCCGCCCCGAATTTACCGACCCTGAAATTAAGCGCACCAACTTAGCCTCGGTTATTTTGCAAATGCTATCCATGCGCATAGGTGAGGTGCAAAACTTCCCTTTTGTCGATCCACCCGATAGCCGCATGATTAACGATGGCTTTGCCTTATTGGAAGAACTGGGTGCGGTTAACAAACAACAACTCACAGCAACCGGCGTGCTGTTGGCTAAATTTCCACTAGACCCGCGCCTGTCGCGCATGTTGATAGCGGCCAATGAGCAGGGCTGTGTGCAGGAAATGCTGATTATTTGCAGTGCCCTAAGCGTGCAAGATCCGCGCGAGCGTCCTGCCGATAAACGTCAGGCCTCCGATGAAAAGCACCGCCGCTTTTGGCATGAAGATTCCGATTTTTTAAGTTACGTGAATTTATGGAATCATTACGAAGAACAGCGCCAGGAGCTTAGCCAAGGTCAGTTGCGCAAGTACTGCCTGCGCAATTATTTATCGTTTATGAAAATGCGCGAGTGGCGCGATATACATCATCAGCTCAAAATAGTGGCGAAAGAACTGGGCTATAAACAAAATCAAGAACCCGCTAGTTTTGAGATTGTGCATAGAAGCTTACTGGCGGGTTTGCTTAGCCATGTCGCCAACCTCGATGTGGATAAGGTGTATTTAGGGGCACGTAACCGCAAGTTGCACATCTTCCCCGGCTCCGGATTATTTAAGAAAAGCCCTAAGTGGATAGCTGCCGCCGAGATAGCCGAAACCACCCAAGTCTATGCCCGGTGTTGCGCGCGTATACAGCCCGAGTGGTTACTGGGCATTAATGATGCCTTATTTAAGCATCGTTACAGTGAGCCGCATTGGCAGCAGCGCAGTGGCCAAGTGATGGCGTTTGAGACGCTTAGCCTGTATGGCTTGATTATTAAAGATAAAATCAAAGTGCACTATGGCCCCATAGACGGCGAGGTGGCTAGAGAGATCTTTATCCGCGCAGCCTTGGTAGAAGGGCGTTATAACAGCAAGGCCAAGTTTTACCTGCATAACCAAAAGCTATTACATGAAATTACCGAGCTGGAAGCCAAGTCGCGACGCCGCGATATTTTAATTGACGACGAGCAGCTGTTTCAGTTTTACCATGAGCGCCTGCCTCCGCATATCACTACTTCTAGGCAGTTTGAGCACTGGTATAAAACCGCCCAGCAACAAGACCCGCAATGCCTGTTTCTTAGCAAGGGCTTGTTAATGCAGCACAGCGCGACTGAGGTGACCGAAGCGCAGTTTCCCACCGTGTTGCACTATGGCGATATGCGCTTTGCCCTAAGCTATGTGTTTGAGCCGGGTCAGGCCGCCGATGGCGTTACTGTTACCGTGCCCTTGGCCTTGTTGAATCGCATTAGCAAAGAGCCTTTTCAATGGTTGGTGCCGGGCATGCTGCGGGAAAAATGTATAACGCTGGTAAAGATGCTGCCCAAGCAAATACGCAAACAGTTTGTGCCTGTGCCCGACTATGTCGATAAGGCCTTGGCGCGTATCACTAATAAACAGCAAGGCATACTAGCCGGTTTGGCCGACGGGCTATACCGCAGTGCCGGTGTAGAGATAGATGTTAACCAATGGCACACCGGCGAGCTGGATAATTTCTACCGCATGAATTTTAAAGTGGTGGATGCTGACAGCAAGTTATTAGCACAAAGCCGCGATTTGGATCAACTGTTACAGGATTTCAAAGGCAAGGTCAGCGAAAGTGTGCAGCAGCAAAGCCAGCCTGAGTTTCAGCAGCTGGATATTAAACGCTGGGACTTTGGCGAGCTGCCCGCGCAGTATCAATTCAAACAAGCGGGGGTGACTATCACCAGTTATCCCGCGTTAGTGGATAAGGGCGATAGTGTTGCGGTTGAGTTAATGGATTACCCGCAAGAGGCTCAGCAGCATACACAGCAAGGCTTAGTGCGCTTACTGATGTTGCAACTGCCGCAGCAGCTTAAATATTTACGCAAAGAATTATTAAGCAGTAATCAAATCAGCTTGCAGTTGGCGGGTCTATCCGAGCAACGCAAGCTGTGGCTGGAAGACTTATTGCTGGCCGTGTTTACCCGGGTGTTTTTAGCCGATGCGGAATTGCCTAATAGCGAGCAGGCATTTAATGCTTGTTTGCAGCACCATCAATCCAGCTTAGTCGCAGAAGCGCTAGAGGCGGAAAAGCTGTTGCTGGCCATAGCCGATGGCTACACCAAGCTGCGCAAGGCCATTAAAAAAGCCAACCAGCTTAGCTGGGCGACGGCGGTGGCTGATATCAATCAGCAGGTCAATCTATTGTTCGCTAAGGGCTTTATCGCCGATACCCTCTGGCAGCATTTACAACAATACCCGCGTTACCTGGCGGCGATAGAGCAGCGCATCGATAAACTGCGCGGTGGCTTGCCTAGAGATAGGCAGTTAATGGTGGTGTTAAACGAACTTAACCAGCCGTTAATTAAGGTGTGGCAGGGCAATCAACAGGCTCATCCGGAGCTGTTAAATTATCGTTGGTTGTTAGAGGAGTACAGGGTATCCTTGTTTGCGCAGACCTTGGGTACACAGCAGCCTGTATCTGAAAAACGTTTGCGCAAGCACTTGGCCGAATTGCGCCAACTGCAACTGGTGAAGTAG
- a CDS encoding DUF692 domain-containing protein — MTLVNKAVALAGLGLRRDIMSSLQSLPAGELDFFEVAPENWIGLGGRLGKQFQAIAERYPIYLHGLSLNIGGTAPLDIELIDSIKQFIKQYDCPLYSEHLTYCGDGGHLYDLMPIPFTEEAVKHVAARIGEVQDRLEQKLVLENASYYCAPDQHMSESAFISAVMAEADCELLLDVNNIYVNSINHGYDPYQFLSELPLQRASYIHVAGHFEEAEDLRVDTHGADVIGPVWDLLKAAYQQVGVLPTLLERDFNFPPMDQLLAEVATIRQLQAQALQGQAQQAQAQQGNTAKAAG, encoded by the coding sequence ATGACTTTAGTTAATAAAGCTGTAGCACTGGCGGGTTTAGGTTTGCGCAGGGACATTATGTCCTCTTTGCAAAGCTTACCCGCCGGTGAGTTAGATTTTTTTGAAGTGGCACCCGAAAATTGGATAGGCTTGGGTGGTCGCTTGGGTAAGCAGTTTCAGGCTATAGCCGAACGCTACCCTATATACTTGCACGGACTATCACTCAATATCGGCGGCACGGCCCCTTTAGATATTGAGCTCATCGATAGTATCAAACAGTTTATCAAACAATATGACTGCCCCCTGTATTCAGAGCATCTCACCTACTGTGGTGACGGTGGCCATTTATACGATTTAATGCCCATCCCGTTTACGGAAGAGGCGGTTAAACATGTGGCCGCTAGGATTGGTGAAGTGCAGGATAGGCTAGAGCAAAAGCTAGTATTAGAAAATGCCTCCTATTATTGCGCCCCCGACCAACACATGAGCGAGAGCGCGTTTATTAGTGCGGTTATGGCCGAGGCCGACTGCGAGTTATTGTTAGATGTGAATAATATCTACGTCAACAGTATTAACCATGGTTACGATCCCTATCAGTTTTTAAGCGAGCTGCCTCTGCAGCGCGCCAGTTATATCCATGTGGCGGGCCATTTTGAAGAGGCCGAGGATCTACGTGTTGATACTCATGGTGCCGATGTCATAGGCCCGGTATGGGATTTATTGAAAGCGGCCTACCAGCAGGTGGGGGTGCTACCAACATTGTTGGAACGCGATTTTAACTTCCCGCCCATGGACCAGCTATTGGCCGAAGTGGCCACCATTCGGCAGTTACAGGCACAAGCTCTTCAGGGCCAGGCTCAGCAGGCCCAAGCTCAACAGGGCAACACTGCCAAGGCGGCTGGCTAA
- a CDS encoding alpha/beta fold hydrolase: MTVAALNYQSITVTVPCGEQLHLTRFYKDKKQLGAPVFMMHGLLEDGTAFYDDNGKGLACYMAQQGYDVYVADLRGKGHSWPAIQANSQVGVHAHITEDIPALLKKIHSIRGNTPQIWVGHGWGTVLLTAYYARMDTLLAPVAQMLHLGARRQTLLASRLKRFVFNTLWRRLGGVCIRLNGYLPSRFLCLGDCKESSADYQDYLAWSMSSDWLDPKDGFDYGAAIAYKQLPPSLYIASAGDRIYGDVLDARSFMKQLGSHDGRMLVLDKSAGSLNNYKHNELLNHADAEQDHFPHMLAWLKEYRQPVLNT, encoded by the coding sequence ATGACAGTTGCCGCACTTAATTATCAATCGATTACCGTCACCGTACCCTGCGGCGAGCAGCTGCACCTGACTCGTTTTTATAAAGACAAGAAACAGCTGGGTGCCCCCGTTTTTATGATGCACGGCTTATTGGAAGATGGCACCGCTTTTTACGATGATAACGGCAAGGGCCTAGCCTGTTATATGGCCCAGCAAGGCTATGATGTCTATGTGGCTGACCTGCGCGGCAAGGGCCATAGCTGGCCTGCCATACAGGCCAATAGTCAGGTGGGGGTGCATGCGCATATTACCGAAGATATACCCGCCTTATTAAAAAAAATCCACAGCATACGCGGTAATACCCCACAGATATGGGTAGGCCATGGCTGGGGCACGGTATTGTTAACCGCTTATTATGCGCGTATGGATACGTTATTGGCCCCGGTTGCACAGATGCTGCACCTAGGTGCGCGCCGTCAAACCCTGTTGGCTTCGCGCTTGAAACGCTTTGTCTTTAATACCCTGTGGCGTAGGTTGGGGGGCGTGTGTATACGCTTAAACGGCTACTTACCCAGCCGCTTTTTATGCTTGGGTGATTGCAAAGAATCCAGCGCCGATTACCAAGATTATTTGGCCTGGAGTATGAGCAGTGATTGGCTGGATCCCAAAGATGGCTTTGATTACGGTGCGGCCATTGCCTATAAACAGTTGCCTCCCAGCTTGTATATAGCTTCGGCAGGGGATCGTATCTACGGTGATGTGTTGGATGCCCGCAGCTTTATGAAGCAGCTAGGTAGCCATGATGGCCGTATGTTGGTGTTAGATAAAAGCGCCGGCAGCTTAAATAACTATAAGCATAACGAATTACTTAACCATGCCGATGCCGAGCAGGATCACTTCCCGCATATGCTGGCATGGCTTAAGGAATACCGGCAACCCGTTTTAAATACCTGA
- a CDS encoding long-chain-fatty-acid--CoA ligase yields MMNPATLAAMQQLNLPTAIDYSRYDNLLEVLEHVVTHYGSKPAFSCMGHTLTFCEFAQQAKQFAAYLQQHSGLQQGDRVAIQLPNILQYPVVLYGVLLADLVVVNTNPLYTARELKHQLNDSGAKMLIVLKNVAEAAQQIITDTPVEQVLLTEIADFHPSPKRQLINGVVKYIKRMVPKLDFPVALSLREAMALGKKAEYQPVAVTRDHLVALQYTGGTTGVAKGAMLSHGNILANILQCQALFKSYGMTKGEETILVPLPLYHIYSFTVCMVMVEEGSHCILIPNPRDLSSVVKAIRNYGMTFFCGINTLFVALCHDTAFKKLDLSALKLTLSGGMALTETAAKLWQQTTGCEIHQGYGLTETSPVISANPGGGNKINTIGLPLADTDLVVMSEQGDMLPMGEQGELCMRGPQLMQGYWQQPEETAKAIDAQGWFHTGDIGVLDPDGYHRIVDRKKDMIIVSGFNVYPNEVEAVASEHPGVLECAAVGVPDETKGETIKLFVVLKDKSVTAKELRAFCKVRLTGYKVPSEIIFYDELPKSAVGKILRRELRDGPASADTV; encoded by the coding sequence ATGATGAACCCTGCCACCTTAGCAGCGATGCAGCAATTGAATTTGCCTACGGCCATAGACTACAGCCGCTATGACAATTTATTAGAGGTGTTGGAACATGTGGTTACACACTATGGCAGTAAACCCGCTTTCAGTTGCATGGGGCATACCTTAACTTTTTGCGAGTTTGCGCAGCAGGCCAAGCAGTTTGCCGCTTACTTACAGCAGCATAGTGGCTTGCAACAGGGTGACCGGGTGGCGATACAGCTGCCCAATATTCTGCAATATCCGGTAGTGCTATACGGGGTGTTACTGGCTGACTTAGTAGTGGTGAATACCAATCCTTTGTATACCGCCAGGGAGCTTAAGCATCAACTAAATGACTCCGGCGCCAAGATGCTTATTGTGTTAAAAAATGTGGCTGAGGCAGCGCAGCAGATTATTACTGATACGCCGGTAGAGCAGGTACTACTTACCGAAATAGCGGATTTTCATCCCAGCCCCAAACGGCAGTTGATTAATGGCGTGGTGAAGTACATTAAGCGCATGGTGCCCAAGCTAGACTTCCCCGTGGCACTATCGCTGCGTGAGGCCATGGCCTTAGGTAAAAAGGCAGAGTACCAACCGGTAGCGGTGACCCGCGATCACTTGGTGGCACTGCAATATACCGGGGGCACCACCGGCGTGGCCAAGGGCGCTATGCTTAGCCACGGCAATATTTTAGCCAATATTTTACAGTGCCAGGCCTTGTTTAAAAGCTATGGCATGACCAAGGGTGAAGAAACCATATTGGTGCCTTTACCGCTATACCATATTTACTCTTTCACCGTGTGTATGGTGATGGTAGAGGAAGGCAGCCACTGCATACTTATTCCCAACCCCCGCGATTTATCGTCGGTGGTAAAAGCCATACGCAATTATGGCATGACCTTTTTCTGCGGCATTAACACCTTGTTTGTTGCCCTCTGCCACGATACTGCGTTTAAAAAACTAGACTTGTCGGCGCTTAAACTCACGTTGTCGGGAGGCATGGCGCTTACCGAGACGGCCGCCAAGCTGTGGCAGCAAACGACTGGCTGTGAAATACATCAGGGTTACGGCCTTACCGAAACCTCGCCAGTAATATCTGCCAACCCCGGCGGCGGCAATAAAATCAACACTATAGGTTTGCCCTTGGCCGATACCGATTTAGTGGTGATGTCAGAGCAGGGCGACATGCTCCCTATGGGCGAGCAGGGCGAGCTCTGTATGCGCGGCCCGCAACTAATGCAAGGCTATTGGCAGCAGCCGGAAGAAACCGCCAAGGCGATTGATGCCCAGGGCTGGTTTCATACCGGCGATATAGGGGTGTTAGACCCTGATGGCTATCACCGCATCGTCGACCGCAAAAAAGACATGATTATCGTCTCAGGCTTTAATGTCTACCCCAATGAGGTAGAGGCCGTGGCCAGCGAGCACCCGGGGGTGTTGGAGTGTGCGGCAGTGGGGGTGCCCGATGAGACCAAGGGTGAAACCATAAAGCTGTTTGTGGTGCTGAAAGATAAAAGCGTCACGGCTAAAGAGCTGCGGGCCTTTTGTAAGGTCAGGCTTACCGGCTATAAGGTACCCAGTGAGATTATATTTTACGATGAGCTGCCTAAGTCGGCGGTGGGTAAAATTCTACGGCGCGAGCTGCGCGATGGGCCTGCCTCGGCTGACACTGTTTAA
- a CDS encoding DNA-binding domain-containing protein, which yields MATLQQTTDQFTAYIRNPEQASAPENIEQRRLNIYRDLFYNNIEGFVSGAFPVLRSVINDQAWHALVRDFMIEHRCHSPYFLEISQEFQRYLAANPVILTAEAYPVFIQALAHYEWVELALDVAEDDLPQLAIEQGISEQPDWLAQRPVASPLAWSLAYQYPVHLIGPDYQPQQPSEQASYLVVYRNLQDAVQFMEANAVTARLLELINNNPQQRNGRDLLLQLALEMQHPNPEQIVSSGLEIYKQLYTVDILLGTVVIATAA from the coding sequence ATGGCCACGCTGCAACAAACCACCGATCAATTCACCGCCTATATACGTAACCCCGAGCAGGCCTCTGCCCCTGAGAATATAGAGCAACGGCGCTTAAATATTTATCGCGACTTGTTTTATAACAATATTGAAGGTTTTGTCAGCGGCGCCTTTCCAGTGTTACGTAGTGTCATTAACGATCAAGCTTGGCATGCGCTAGTGCGTGACTTTATGATTGAACATCGCTGCCACAGCCCCTATTTTTTAGAAATCAGCCAAGAGTTTCAGCGCTACTTAGCGGCTAACCCCGTTATTTTAACGGCGGAGGCTTACCCCGTTTTTATTCAAGCCTTGGCCCATTATGAATGGGTGGAGCTGGCACTGGATGTGGCAGAAGATGACCTGCCTCAGCTTGCTATAGAGCAAGGCATTAGCGAGCAGCCTGACTGGCTGGCGCAGCGTCCGGTGGCGTCGCCATTGGCTTGGAGTTTGGCCTATCAATACCCTGTACATTTGATAGGGCCGGATTATCAGCCCCAACAGCCCAGCGAGCAGGCCAGTTATTTAGTGGTTTATCGCAATCTACAGGATGCGGTGCAGTTTATGGAGGCCAATGCGGTTACCGCCAGATTACTAGAGCTAATTAATAACAACCCGCAGCAGCGCAACGGCAGGGATTTGTTGCTGCAACTGGCCTTAGAGATGCAGCACCCTAACCCAGAGCAGATTGTTAGCAGTGGCCTAGAGATCTATAAACAGCTGTATACGGTAGATATCTTGTTAGGTACTGTTGTTATCGCTACCGCTGCTTAA